One genomic window of Magnolia sinica isolate HGM2019 chromosome 3, MsV1, whole genome shotgun sequence includes the following:
- the LOC131240667 gene encoding GATA transcription factor 1, which yields MESLDTAAYFVDDLLNFSSDIEEDPNQKYQEIQEEQNLSQNAPQDTTVNVQEEEYSLPVLELQAEEEELEWLSNEDAFPKLESFELPLQDPKHQSPVSVLESSVGSCGLRIPVRARSKRGRRKWCGISDFLITWGRGERKSIVGDMKRKCLHCLAEKTPQWRAGPLGPKTLCNACGVRYKAGRLVPEYRPASSPSFSNDLHSNSHRKILEMRRKKLKGVENG from the exons ATGGAGTCTCTCGACACCGCAGCGTATTTCGTCGACGACCTTCTCAACTTCTCTTCTGACATTGAAGAAGACCCTAACCAAAAATATCAAGAAATACAAGAAGAGCAAAACCTTTCCCAGAATGCCCCTCAAGACACCACAGTAAACGTTCAAGAAGAGGAATATTCCTTACCT GTTTTGGAGTTACAAGCAGAGGAAGAAGAACTTGAATGGCTATCAAATGAAGATGCTTTTCCAAAGCTCGAGTCTTTTGAACTCCCTCTTCAAGACCCAAAACACCAGAGTCCTGTTTCAGTTCTTGAGAGCAGCGTCGGGAGCTGCGGACTACGGATTCCGGTACGGGCACGGAGCAAGAGAGGAAGACGAAAATGGTGTGGGATTTCAGATTTTCTCATCACATGGGGTAGAGGAGAGAGGAAATCGATTGTTGGAGATATGAAAAGGAAGTGCTTGCATTGCTTAGCAGAGAAGACGCCACAATGGCGTGCTGGGCCGCTCGGTCCAAAGACGCTCTGCAACGCTTGCGGGGTTCGTTACAAGGCAGGCCGGCTTGTGCCGGAGTATCGACCGGCGAGTAGCCCTTCTTTTTCCAACGATTTACATTCAAACTCGCACAGAAAAATATTAGAAATGAGGAGAAAGAAACTGAAGGGAGTTGAAAATGGATAG
- the LOC131240668 gene encoding crocetin glucosyltransferase 3-like: MAKHIVMFPYMAQGHLIPFVALAKLIEQRTAHTITIVTTPLNIPTVESSLPPNTSIRLSSLPFNSSEHGLPPNSENTNTLPFTFILKLFEASQTLQPSFESFISDLSQTEGLPLCIIADVFFGWTVEIAQRLGIYHTVFSTCGGYGTAAYFPLWLHLPHTKADSDEFTLPGWPDTIRLHRSQMSWYMRAADGCDPWSVFFRRQLSFSLRSDGMLCNSVEEMEVKGLDLLRRFTGLPVWSVGPLLPPSLLNPSSSSTSSHASTGKEPGISTDRCVEWLNLRRPSSVLYICFGSQNTISAPQMIELAMGLEASGQDFIWVIRPPLGFDINREFRSEWLPEGFEDRITKSKQGILVRRWAPQVEILAHVSTGAFLSHCGWNSVLESLSQGVPMIGWPLASEQFYNSKMMEEEMGVCVEIARGGGMDIERENVKRLIEMVMCGTEGEEMRRKALEFREIIRAAMREEEMEGGRKGSSIAAIDDFIATATATAKKCCGGEND; encoded by the coding sequence atggcCAAACACATAGTAATGTTCCCATACATGGCCCAAGGCCATCTCATCCCTTTCGTAGCATTGGCCAAGCTCATCGAGCAACGAACGGCACACACCATCACCATCGTCACCACTCCACTCAACATCCCAACCGTCGAATCCTCCCTCCCTCCTAACACCTCCATCCGCCTCTCTTCCCTTCCCTTCAACAGCTCCGAACACGGCCTCCCTCCCAACTCAGAAAACACAAACACCTTACCGTTCACTTTCATTCTCAAACTCTTCGAAGCCTCCCAAACCCTCCAACCCTCCTTCGAAAGCTTCATCTCCGACCTATCCCAAACCGAAGGCCTGCCTCTCTGCATCATCGCTGACGTCTTCTTCGGATGGACGGTCGAGATCGCTCAGCGCCTCGGCATCTACCACACCGTCTTCTCCACATGCGGAGGCTACGGTACTGCCGCCTACTTCCCTCTCTGGCTGCACCTCCCGCATACGAAGGCCGACTCGGACGAGTTCACTCTTCCCGGTTGGCCCGACACGATCCGACTGCATCGGAGTCAGATGTCGTGGTATATGAGAGCTGCGGACGGCTGTGATCCGTGGTCGGTGTTTTTCCGACGGCAGTTATCGTTTTCTTTGAGATCAGATGGAATGCTTTGTAATTCAGTGGAGGAAATGGAAGTCAAGGGGCTGGATTTGCTGAGGAGATTTACCGGGCTTCCGGTGTGGAGCGTCGGACCTTTGCTCCCTCCATCTCTCCTTAATCCATCGTCTTCCTCGACTTCCTCTCATGCAAGTACAGGAAAAGAACCCGGCATTTCCACCGACCGCTGCGTCGAGTGGTTAAATCtccgccgtccatcttccgttcttTACATCTGTTTCGGGTCCCAGAACACCATCTCCGCGCCACAGATGATAGAGCTGGCGATGGGATTGGAAGCGAGCGGCCAGGATTTCATTTGGGTCATCAGGCCGCCGTTGGGGTTCGACATAAACCGCGAGTTCAGATCGGAATGGCTACCGGAGGGGTTCGAGGATCGGATCACGAAGAGTAAGCAGGGGATTTTGGTGCGTAGGTGGGCCCCGCAGGTGGAGATACTGGCGCATGTGTCGACGGGAGCTTTTCTCAGCCACTGCGGGTGGAATTCGGTGCTGGAGAGCTTGAGCCAGGGCGTGCCGATGATCGGATGGCCGTTGGCTTCGGAGCAGTTCTACAACTCGAAGATGATGGAGGAGGAGATGGGCGTTTGTGTGGAGATCGCGAGGGGGGGTGGTATGGATATCGAGAGGGAGAATGTGAAGCGTCTGATCGAGATGGTGATGTGTGGGACAGAGGGAGAGGAGATGAGGAGGAAGGCTTTGGAATTTAGGGAGATTATAAGAGCGGCCATGAGAGAAGAGGAGATGGAAGGAGGAAGGAAAGGATCTTCCATTGCAGCCATTGATGATTTCATTGCGACAGCGACTGCGACAGCGAAGAAATGTTGTGGGGGTGAGAATGACTGA